A stretch of Desulfurivibrio alkaliphilus AHT 2 DNA encodes these proteins:
- a CDS encoding sugar transferase: MYDPRSKELDRTLFSLDVVCTVAAFLVAFWARNLLLPEAGQLNLYSHIFLLPLLLTLLILFLSYFGAYQNPRYATFMGYAWAIFRGMALTIGVLLSLLFFLEIDYVSRMVIIGFAGLGFVALVMVRAAMLAQFRQSLQDGSGALRVLIIGTGERARELARNLHEQAEWGIKIVGHLDPESQRIGSDINGVPVIGNIDQISQCLKSNVVDEVIIAIPRSLLEDAEHIAHACEEEGIKLRFMADIFNVQVARVSLAQVGNLPLLTMEPVAQDESKLFAKRVFDLTVTLLAMPLVLPLMAVVALAVKLDSPGPAIFVQQRVGLRKHLFPMFKFRSMYMDAEEKMKEIEHLNEAQGPIFKISNDPRVTRVGRFIRRTSLDELPQLFNVLRGEMSLVGPRPMSIRDVDLFDRGIQRKRFSVKPGVTCLWQISGRSDLPFEKWLALDLEYIDNWSLWMDIKILLKTVPAVLFSKGAV, from the coding sequence ATGTACGACCCGCGCAGCAAAGAACTGGACCGCACCTTGTTTTCCTTGGATGTGGTCTGCACCGTGGCCGCCTTTTTGGTCGCGTTCTGGGCGCGCAACCTGCTGCTGCCCGAAGCCGGGCAGCTGAACCTCTATTCCCACATCTTTTTGCTGCCGCTGCTGCTGACGCTGCTGATCCTTTTTCTTTCCTATTTCGGAGCCTACCAAAACCCCCGCTACGCTACCTTTATGGGCTATGCCTGGGCAATCTTCCGCGGTATGGCGCTTACCATCGGCGTCCTGCTGTCGCTGTTGTTTTTCCTGGAGATTGATTATGTGAGCCGGATGGTGATCATTGGTTTTGCGGGCCTGGGTTTTGTTGCCCTGGTGATGGTCCGGGCGGCGATGCTGGCCCAGTTTCGCCAGTCCCTGCAGGATGGCAGCGGCGCCCTGCGGGTGCTGATCATCGGCACTGGCGAACGGGCCCGGGAACTGGCGCGCAATCTGCACGAGCAGGCGGAGTGGGGCATCAAAATTGTCGGCCACCTGGATCCTGAATCTCAGCGGATAGGCAGCGACATTAACGGCGTGCCGGTTATCGGCAATATTGATCAGATCAGCCAATGTCTGAAAAGCAATGTGGTGGATGAGGTAATCATCGCCATTCCCCGTTCGCTGCTGGAAGACGCCGAGCATATTGCCCATGCCTGCGAGGAAGAGGGGATCAAGCTGCGCTTCATGGCCGATATCTTCAACGTCCAGGTGGCGCGGGTCAGCCTCGCTCAGGTGGGCAACCTGCCTCTGCTGACCATGGAGCCGGTGGCCCAGGATGAAAGCAAGCTTTTTGCCAAGCGGGTTTTTGATCTCACGGTGACCCTGCTGGCCATGCCGCTGGTGTTGCCGCTGATGGCCGTGGTGGCCCTGGCGGTCAAGCTCGATTCCCCCGGCCCGGCCATCTTCGTGCAGCAGCGGGTGGGGTTGCGCAAGCACCTGTTTCCCATGTTTAAGTTCCGTTCCATGTACATGGACGCCGAGGAAAAGATGAAGGAGATCGAGCACCTCAATGAGGCCCAGGGGCCGATCTTCAAGATCAGCAACGACCCCCGGGTAACCCGGGTGGGCCGCTTTATCCGCCGCACCAGCCTCGATGAGCTGCCCCAGTTGTTTAACGTGTTGCGTGGCGAAATGAGCCTGGTGGGGCCCCGCCCCATGTCCATCCGCGATGTGGACCTGTTTGACCGTGGCATCCAGCGCAAGCGCTTCAGCGTTAAGCCGGGGGTGACCTGCCTGTGGCAGATATCCGGCCGCAGCGACTTGCCCTTTGAAAAATGGCTGGCCCTGGACCTGGAGTACATAGACAACTGGTCGCTCTGGATGGATATTAAAATTCTGCTGAAAACCGTGCCCGCCGTCCTGTTTTCCAAAGGGGCGGTGTAA
- a CDS encoding WecB/TagA/CpsF family glycosyltransferase yields MKLHDSRKDEVDRDLRREVFCLFGLPVDNLTLVATKELLRANARGEGNNVLSTINVNWVAQAWCDPQFRAAVLNSDTVTLDGKPLLWLARLLGYPISELVPGSTLIQELNQEANPAQPLTIFFFGGEDEAGRQAVAKVNARRGGLRAVGFLNPGFGSVEQMSSEEIINTINQAKPDILLVALGAQKGTRWIEHNRHRLRAKTISHLGATVNFLAGTVQRAPKLVSRMGLEWVWRILQEPKLFSRYAADGLLLLRALAGRLPGWLRYRAWEKRFRRQPADHQAQIKENDTTITLTLGRNLRLTPDSPLRELCSRAVQSGKDLTLDFRQTEFADGAFMALLLILARQQQKQNRQLQLTNIHGRLAQICRFFEIQAQPAGRE; encoded by the coding sequence GTGAAGCTGCACGATAGCCGCAAGGATGAGGTTGACCGAGACTTGCGGCGGGAAGTTTTTTGCCTCTTCGGGCTACCGGTGGACAACCTGACCCTGGTGGCAACCAAAGAGCTGTTGCGGGCCAATGCCCGCGGGGAAGGAAATAACGTGCTTTCCACCATCAATGTCAACTGGGTGGCCCAGGCCTGGTGCGATCCCCAATTCCGCGCCGCTGTGCTCAACAGCGACACGGTAACCCTGGACGGCAAACCCCTGCTCTGGCTGGCCCGGCTGCTGGGTTACCCCATCTCCGAGCTGGTGCCGGGCTCTACCCTGATCCAGGAACTCAACCAGGAAGCCAACCCCGCCCAGCCGTTGACCATTTTCTTCTTCGGCGGCGAAGATGAGGCCGGCCGCCAGGCGGTGGCCAAGGTCAATGCCCGTCGGGGTGGCTTGCGGGCGGTGGGTTTCCTCAACCCCGGCTTCGGCAGTGTTGAGCAGATGAGCAGCGAGGAGATTATCAACACCATCAACCAGGCCAAGCCGGATATCCTGCTGGTGGCTTTGGGGGCCCAAAAGGGCACCCGCTGGATCGAACATAACCGCCACCGGCTGCGGGCCAAAACCATCAGTCACCTGGGCGCCACCGTTAACTTCCTGGCCGGCACCGTGCAACGGGCGCCCAAACTGGTCAGCCGCATGGGGCTGGAGTGGGTCTGGCGAATTCTCCAAGAGCCGAAGCTCTTCTCCCGCTACGCCGCCGACGGGCTGCTGCTGCTGCGGGCCCTGGCCGGCCGCCTGCCCGGCTGGCTGCGCTATCGAGCCTGGGAAAAGCGTTTCCGCCGGCAACCCGCCGACCACCAAGCGCAAATAAAGGAAAACGACACCACCATTACCCTCACGCTGGGCCGCAACCTCCGGCTGACCCCGGACTCACCCCTGCGTGAGCTGTGCAGCCGCGCCGTGCAAAGCGGCAAGGACCTTACCCTGGATTTCCGCCAAACTGAATTTGCCGATGGCGCCTTCATGGCCCTGTTGCTGATTCTGGCCAGGCAGCAGCAGAAGCAAAATCGGCAATTGCAATTAACCAATATCCATGGCCGCCTGGCTCAGATATGCCGTTTTTTTGAGATTCAAGCCCAGCCTGCGGGCAGGGAGTGA